One segment of Castanea sativa cultivar Marrone di Chiusa Pesio chromosome 3, ASM4071231v1 DNA contains the following:
- the LOC142627325 gene encoding auxin-responsive protein IAA16-like — protein sequence MTSVLDVERDKYSMINFEETELRLGLPGGGGNDAEAAKNNGKRGFSETVDLKLNLSSKDSRKNVEAEKMKEKTSVVTPRSNDPAKPPSKAQVVGWPPVRSFRKNIVSVQKNSNDEAEKASSSAAFVKVSMDGAPYLRKVDLKLYKSYKDLSEALGKMFSSFTIGNYGSQGMKDFMNESKLIDLLNDSEYVPTYEDKDGDWMLVGDVPWEMFVDSCKRLRIMKGSEAIGLAPRAVEKCKNRS from the exons ATGACTAGTGTTTTGGATGTAGAGCGTGACAAATACAGTATGATTAATTTTGAAGAGACGGAATTACGACTAGGACTACCCGGAGGAGGTGGTAACGATGCCGAGGCGGCGAAGAACAACGGGAAGAGAGGATTTTCGGAAACCGTTGATTTGAAGCTTAACCTTTCATCAAAGGATTCCAGGAAGAATGTTGAAGCTGAGAAGATGAAGGAGAAGACTAGTGTTGTTACACCTCGTTCTAATGATCCTGCAAAGCCCCCATCCAA GGCACAAGTTGTGGGTTGGCCACCCGTTCGATCATTCCGAAAGAACATCGTGTCCGTCCAGAAGAACAGTAACGATGAAGCCGAAAAGGCTAGCAGCAGTGCAGCCTTTGTTAAGGTTAGCATGGATGGTGCACCATATTTACGCAAGGTGGACTTGAAGTTGTACAAGAGCTACAAGGACCTCTCTGAGGCCTTAGGCAAAATGTTCAGTTCCTTTACCATTG GTAATTATGGGTCACAAGGAATGAAAGATTTCATGAACGAGAGCAAATTGATAGACCTTTTGAATGATTCTGAGTATGTGCCTACTTACGAAGATAAGGATGGAGATTGGATGCTTGTAGGCGATGTGCCATGGGA GATGTTCGTTGATTCATGCAAGCGTTTGCGGATAATGAAAGGATCTGAAGCAATAGGACTCG CACCAAGAGCGGTGGAGAAATGCAAGAACAGAAGCTGA